From Neospora caninum Liverpool complete genome, chromosome VIII, a single genomic window includes:
- a CDS encoding putative TPR domain-containing protein, protein MGSVTEKGETRSSEKAFRFARRFLDDEKERKKLQGEIDGRREDGRNAENAAADSSNDRSNEATRKSSPLQVMSNTDYGKYERLSKRLDEEEERKKKQEEAEAAAAREMMPGCSHDHSKERQIYEKPTGEKIDAAERFRQEGNAAFREKNYGLAAVNYRKALLQFDYTFPDTDEEQERMDSVKLPCHLNLAACKLHQQDYDEVYIQCRLALEMDPKNVKAFYRRGLAHLQQDDFVKAKEDLMEALAQEPNSKEIRDALMLLREKIQRYQRRSALTFKAMLRGDASGPPGEPLSSPPTEPGSDDGKQGRRASAWSAKTEASELRAPGDDEAVSRQARLEDRSSPGEVGPETRNDARAGSAGAPGGEKGPPGRGNEGAGRRTQAPSPTQREIPKIEEVSDDEQPALCAAGEGPEDGTDRAQRGEPGPPRGRKRSYNEVVTKPLSEQTVEERQTAALAKGRELQQKLLVLLRQKQQELKTVLERDAPGEVSAGAGHRSSSPARSRRPSFASSCSASSASSAWEVFSKRACSDSDASLERKRSRRNARARQEASHTVSPYVIALLVAVSGLFSACIGLLVGLCLSSGQDARQATDQPERGGCTAEGCEGEISTAALSTGALQGVLSFLSDGGVVLAGLTAAACVGIALLLVFLDGSQEETDGQRERLGRRSGSVSRKVDSGRRARTGSFSGASAARPGEGESSGEDSDASSEDDALAATASERKGEKAELGRLTTLPVPRRRKLTAEYIEEVAGPQRDIGSFPDRKIGTLHSDPAFDAVLRQWCN, encoded by the exons ATGGGAAGTGTaacggagaagggagagacccGGAGCTCGGAGAAGGCCTTCCGCTTTGCTCGACGCTTTCTtgacgacgaaaaggagcGGAAAAAACTCCAGGGGGAAATCGACGGCCGCCGAGAAGATGGACGAAACGCCGAGAATGCTGCTGCCGATTCTTCGAACGACAGGAGCAACGAG GCTACGAGGAAATCCTCTCCTCTGCAGGTTATGAGCAATACAGACTACG GCAAGTACGAACGCCTGAGCAAGCGActggacgaagaagaagaacggaaaaagaaacaagaagaagcggaagcagcAGCCGCGCGTGAGATGATGCCGGGCTGCTCACACGATCACTCCAAG GAACGCCAAATTTACGAGAAACCGACAGGGGAGAAGATCGACGCAGCGGAGAG ATTTCgacaagaaggaaacgccgcTTTCCGCGAGAAGAATTACGGGCTCGCAGCAGTCAATTACCGCAAG GCTCTCCTTCAGTTCGACTACACGTTTCCAGATACTGACGAGGAGCAGGAGCGAATGGATTCCGTGAAACTGCCTTGCCATCTCAACCTCGCGGCCTGCAAGCTGCACCAGCAGGACTACGacgaggtgtacatacagtgCCGCCTG GCTCTCGAGATGGACCCGAAGAACGTGAAGGCCTTCTACCGCAGAGGCCTCGCGCATCTCCAGCAGGACGACTTCGTCAAGGCGAAAGAG GATCTGATGGAGGCTCTCGCTCAGGAGCCCAACAGCAAGGAAATTCGCGACGCGCTGATGCTGCTTCGAGAAAAG ATCCAACGGTACCAGCGTCGCTCGGCTCTGACCTTCAAGGCCATGCTGCGGGGCGACGCCTCTGGGCCGCCTGGCGAGCCGCTGAGTTCCCCGCCCACCGAGCCGGGTTCTGATGACGGGAAacaagggagacgcgcgtccGCATggtcggcgaagacggaagccTCGGAGTTGCGAGCGcccggcgacgacgaggcggTTTCGCGGCAGGCAAGGCTCGAGGACCGCAGTTCCCCGGGGGAAGTCGGTCCAGAGACTCGAAATGACGCTCGCGCGGGAAGCGCTGGGGCACCGGGGGGCGAAAAAGGACCGCCGGGGCGGGGGAACGAGGGAGCGGGCCGAAGAACGcaggcgccgtctccgacACAGCGAGAGATCCCAAAGATTGAGGAAGTTTCTGACGATGAGCAACCGGCTTTGTGTGCTGCGGGCGAGGGGCCAGAAGACGGCACGGACCGGGCGCAGCGCGGGGAACCGGGGCCTCCGCGAGGCCGCAAACGAAGTTACAACGAGGTCGTGACCAAGCCGCTGAGTGAGCAGACTGTCGAGGAACGGCAGACCGCCGCGCTGGCCAAGGGACGCGAGTTGCAACAGAAGCTGCTCGTGTTGCTGCGGCAAAAACAACAAGAGTTGAAGACGGTTCTCGAGCGGGACGCGCCTGGCGAGGTCTCGGCGGGCGCAGGCCACAGGTCGAGCAGTCCTGCGCGGAGTCGCCGCccgtccttcgcttcctcgtgctCGGCGTCTTCGGCGTCGTCGGCGTGGGAAGTCTTCTCAAAGCGAGCCTGCTcagacagcgacgcgtctctggagaggaagcggtCGCGAAGAAATGCGCGAGCGCGCCAAGAGGCCTCGCACACCGTGTCGCCCTACGTGATTGCTCTCcttgtcgccgtctccggtcTGTTCAGCGCCTGTATTGGTCTGCTTGTCGGGCTCTGCCTGAGCTCCGGCCAAGACGCGCGACAGGCGACGGACCAGCCCGAGCGCGGAGGATGTACAGCGGAAGGGTGCGAGGGCGAGATCTCGACGGCTGCGCTTTCCACCGGGGCGTTGCAGGGTGTCCTCAGTTTCCTCTCAGACGGCGGGGTGGTCCTCGCCGGACTCACGGCCGCAGCCTGCGTGGGAATTGCGCTTCTCCTGGTTTTCCTCGACGGCAGCCAGGAAGAGACCGACGGCCAGCGCGAGCGCCTGGGACGACGCTCGGGATCCGTTTCCAGAAAGGTCGACTCTGGTCGCAGGGCGCGAACCGGCAGCTTTTCGGGGGCCAGCGCTGCGCGGCCGGGGGAAGGCGAGTCGAGcggggaagacagcgacgcgtcttcggaggacgacgcgctcgcggcgacggcgagcgaacggaaaggcgaaaaagctGAACTTGGCCGTTTGACGACTCTTCCCGTGCCCCGTCGGCGAAAACTAACGGCGGAGTACATCGAAGAAGTCGCGGGGCCGCAGCGGGATATCGGATCGTTTCCGGATCGGAAAATCGGCACGTTGCATTCCGACCCCGCCTTCGACGCTGTCTTGCGGCAGTGGTGCAACTGA
- a CDS encoding Rcn2-prov protein, related: MRRFAESANPLGSSGAVVLRAPAGLAAWGQRRTERSALSLSRLVSSLVLLAFSPLFFGAFFSAAPAHLAEAAASKLSGEKLAELMQMDLKDIKERMLALFELIDANHDNEIDTEEAKEWSTKLKNAMHQHQVRMEFQAIDKDADGKVSLAELEATYVDGQDQKQLEQHKKEVEQRFKAVDKNNDGLLDMAEIRILMDPGKDDGLMKIEIEEILTAQDKDGDRKITLSEFIETEGTGSITDAEKAELEKEFKSYDVNADGTIDEGELQQIIKDPHAHEIRLLLEEFAKDLKDGKVGKEQWEKEFESFAVSMLTDNGEVLRFPEDYTGIEFPFKTVVPKVEGVEDDEKHDEL, encoded by the exons ATGCGTCGCTTTGCCGAGTCGGCGAACCCCCTGGGGTCTTCCGGGGCGGTGGTTCTTCGCGCGCCCGCTGGCCTCGCAGCCTGGGGACAGCGGCGCACGGAAAGAAGcgcgctgtccctctcccgcttggtctcttctctggtgctcctcgcgttctccccgctcttcttcggagCCTTCTTCTCAGCGGCTCCGGCGCACCTCGCCGAGGCGGCCGCGTCGAAGCTCTCGGGCGAGAAGTTGGCAGAGCTGATGCAGATGGACCTGAAAGACATCAAAGAGCGCATGCTGGCCCTCTTCGAGTTGATCGACGCCAACCACGACAACGAGATCGAcacggaggaagcgaaggaatGGAGCACGAAGCTGAAGAACGCAATGCACCAGCACCAGGTGCGCATGGAATTCCAGGCCATCGACAAAGACGCTGACGGGAAAGTCTCCCTCGCAGAACTCGAGGCGACATACGTCGACGGCCAAGACCAGAAACAACTCGAACAACACAAG AAAGAAGTCGAACAGCGCTTCAAAGCCGTCGACAAGAACAACGATGGACTGTTGGATATGGCCGAGATCCGGATTTTGATGGACCCCGGCAAAGACGATGGCCTGATGAAGATCGAAATCGAGGAAATCCTCACC GCTCAAGACAAAGACGGCGACAGGAAGATCACCCTCAGCGAGTTCATTGAGACCGAAGGCA CCGGGAGCATCACGGatgccgagaaggcggaactCGAGAAGGAGTTCAAGAGCTACGATGTGAACGCCGACGGGACGATTGACGAAGGAGAGCTGCAACAG ATCATCAAGGATCCACATGCCCACGAGATCCGCCTGCTGCTGGAGGAGTTTGCGAAGGATTTGAAGGACGGAAAGGTTGGGAAGGAGCAGTGGGAGAAGGAGTTCGAGTCCTTCGCCGTGTCGATGCTCACAGATAACGGCGAGGTGCTTCGCTTCCCGGAAGATTACACGGGCATTGAGTTCCCCTTCAAAACAGTCGTTCCGAAGGTCGAGGGCGTGGAGGATGACGAGAAGCACGACGAGCTCTAG